The Candidatus Caccoplasma merdavium genome window below encodes:
- a CDS encoding 2-C-methyl-D-erythritol 2,4-cyclodiphosphate synthase: protein MKIRVGMGFDVHRLVEGRELWLGGIRIDHTLGLLGHSDADVLIHALCDALLGAAAMRDIGFHFPDTAAAYKNIDSKILLRDTVALIRERGYEIGNVDVTVCAERPKLNPHIPLMQETLARVMEIDPDDISIKATTTEKLGFTGREEGISAYAVALLQKP from the coding sequence ATGAAAATACGCGTAGGAATGGGCTTTGACGTGCACCGCCTGGTCGAAGGCCGTGAACTGTGGTTGGGCGGCATACGCATCGACCACACCCTCGGGCTGTTGGGTCACTCCGACGCCGATGTGTTGATACATGCCCTTTGCGATGCCTTGCTCGGCGCCGCGGCGATGCGCGACATCGGTTTCCATTTTCCCGATACGGCGGCCGCCTATAAGAATATCGACAGCAAGATATTGTTGCGCGACACGGTGGCTCTCATTCGAGAGCGCGGGTATGAGATAGGCAATGTCGACGTGACGGTGTGTGCCGAACGACCGAAACTCAACCCTCATATTCCGCTCATGCAGGAGACTCTCGCGCGTGTCATGGAGATTGACCCCGACGACATTTCCATCAAAGCCACGACAACCGAGAAACTGGGATTTACCGGTCGCGAAGAGGGCATCTCGGCGTATGCCGTGGCGTTGCTCCAAAAACCTTGA
- the porV gene encoding type IX secretion system outer membrane channel protein PorV has translation MKHSIKYLLFSGLLALLAFPVYADGDGKDMFNPITTGVTTLNIAPDARGGSMGDLGVATDPDVNSQYWNPSKYAFAFSSAGFSVSYTPWLRKLVNDINLAYAAGYWKFGGNDLQALSASLRYFSLGSVPTYDVSGALQNTVNPYEMALDLGYSRKLSSTFSMGVVFRFVYSDMGFGGLSSAEDMSGAAAFAADISGYQTVYPIIGRSECQFSWGFNISNIGSKVSYDGGTNSSFLPTNLRLGFSFLFPIYDYNTLSINFDANKLLVPAAPRQSDYTYIDGDGYEQYDTEAYNQAKEDFNNTGSISGIFKSFSDAPGGFKEELQEIYFSTGLEYSYNRRFFVRAGYYYENKYKGNRQYATFGAGFSLNVFSLDAAYVLATAQSSPLDQTMRFTLSFDMDGIKDLIGRRRR, from the coding sequence ATGAAACATTCGATAAAATATCTCCTTTTCTCGGGTCTGCTGGCCCTCCTTGCTTTCCCTGTCTATGCCGATGGTGACGGGAAAGACATGTTCAACCCCATCACCACGGGCGTGACCACCCTCAATATCGCGCCCGACGCGCGCGGCGGTTCAATGGGCGATCTGGGTGTGGCCACCGACCCCGATGTCAACTCGCAGTATTGGAACCCGTCGAAATATGCTTTCGCGTTCAGCAGCGCCGGCTTTTCGGTTTCATACACGCCGTGGTTGCGTAAGTTGGTAAACGACATCAACTTGGCTTATGCGGCCGGCTACTGGAAATTCGGCGGCAACGATTTGCAGGCGTTGAGCGCCTCGTTGCGCTATTTCTCGCTGGGTTCGGTGCCCACTTATGATGTAAGTGGCGCATTGCAAAACACGGTCAATCCCTATGAAATGGCTCTCGACTTGGGCTATTCCCGCAAGTTGTCGTCGACGTTCTCGATGGGCGTTGTCTTCCGTTTTGTCTATTCCGATATGGGTTTCGGGGGCTTGTCGTCGGCCGAAGACATGTCGGGAGCGGCCGCTTTTGCCGCCGACATTTCGGGTTACCAGACGGTCTATCCCATCATCGGCCGCAGTGAATGCCAGTTCTCGTGGGGATTCAATATCTCCAACATCGGTTCGAAAGTTTCTTACGACGGCGGTACCAACAGTTCGTTCCTGCCCACCAACTTGCGTCTCGGCTTCTCGTTCCTCTTCCCGATTTACGACTACAATACCCTCTCCATCAACTTCGACGCCAACAAGTTGCTCGTGCCGGCAGCTCCCCGCCAAAGCGACTATACTTACATCGATGGTGACGGGTATGAACAATATGACACCGAAGCTTACAACCAAGCCAAGGAAGACTTCAACAATACCGGTTCCATATCGGGTATCTTCAAGTCGTTTTCCGACGCTCCCGGCGGATTCAAGGAAGAGTTGCAGGAAATTTATTTCTCGACCGGTCTCGAATACTCCTACAACCGCCGCTTCTTTGTGCGGGCCGGATATTACTACGAAAACAAGTACAAGGGCAATCGCCAGTATGCCACGTTTGGCGCAGGTTTTTCGCTGAACGTCTTTTCGCTCGATGCGGCTTATGTGCTGGCCACGGCCCAAAGCAGCCCGCTCGACCAAACGATGCGTTTTACCCTCTCATTTGACATGGACGGAATCAAAGACCTCATCGGTCGCCGTCGCCGCTAA